From a single Candidatus Defluviilinea gracilis genomic region:
- the aroH gene encoding chorismate mutase produces MPTRGIRGAITVAADEPDLILEATRELLTAILASNEGMIPEDIASALFTVTDDLVSTFPAEGARQIGWGLVPMMCAREIPVPNSLPRVIRVLIQWNTDVPQNEITHVYLRDAVKLRPDLVAAQ; encoded by the coding sequence ATGCCCACACGCGGAATCCGAGGCGCGATCACTGTCGCCGCAGACGAACCAGACCTCATCCTCGAAGCGACGCGGGAATTGCTCACTGCGATTCTCGCGTCTAACGAAGGGATGATCCCCGAAGACATCGCCAGCGCGCTCTTTACCGTCACCGACGATCTCGTCTCCACGTTCCCCGCAGAGGGGGCGCGGCAGATCGGCTGGGGACTCGTCCCGATGATGTGCGCGCGCGAAATCCCCGTGCCAAACAGCCTGCCGCGAGTGATTCGGGTTTTAATCCAATGGAATACCGATGTGCCTCAAAATGAAATCACCCACGTCTATCTGCGTGACGCGGTGAAACTGAGACCCGATCTGGTTGCGGCTCAATGA
- the aroF gene encoding 3-deoxy-7-phosphoheptulonate synthase — protein sequence MIIVMKPHYTPQQLEGVVNVIKQHGLTPHITYGVETAIVAAVGEFHIPSLDPFEILDGVESVKRISQPFKLGSRQVHPENSVFPIDGFSVGGDDIVIIAGPCAVESKSQILETAHAVREAGANALRGGVFKPRTSPYAFQGLGEEGLEYLAEAREQTGMPIVVEIMSQVQLDLMLNYVDVFQVGARNMQNFNLLRMLGETRKSVLLKRGLSATIEELLMSAEYILAGGNKQVILCERGIRTFETSTRNTTDINAIPVLKNLTHLPVILDPSHATGHYDYVAPIARAGIAAGADGIIVEVHPDPAKAVSDGKQSLKPEKFAEMVKQVKAIAEVMGRRIAPIEKPATVGW from the coding sequence ATGATCATCGTAATGAAACCGCACTACACCCCGCAACAACTCGAAGGAGTTGTGAACGTCATCAAACAACACGGGCTGACGCCGCACATCACCTACGGAGTCGAAACCGCCATCGTCGCCGCGGTGGGCGAGTTCCACATCCCGTCGCTCGACCCGTTTGAAATTCTCGATGGAGTTGAATCAGTGAAACGAATCTCGCAACCGTTCAAACTTGGCTCGCGGCAAGTGCATCCTGAAAATTCTGTGTTCCCGATCGACGGCTTCAGCGTCGGCGGAGACGACATTGTGATCATCGCAGGTCCGTGCGCGGTGGAGTCGAAGAGTCAAATTTTGGAGACAGCCCACGCGGTGAGAGAAGCGGGCGCGAACGCGTTGCGCGGCGGAGTCTTCAAACCGCGCACGTCGCCGTATGCGTTTCAAGGACTCGGCGAAGAGGGACTCGAATATCTTGCCGAGGCGCGCGAGCAAACGGGCATGCCTATCGTCGTCGAGATCATGTCGCAGGTGCAACTCGATCTCATGCTGAACTATGTGGATGTCTTTCAAGTGGGCGCTCGCAACATGCAAAATTTCAATCTGTTGCGTATGCTCGGCGAAACGCGCAAAAGTGTTTTGCTCAAACGCGGTCTCAGCGCCACCATCGAAGAACTGCTCATGTCTGCCGAATACATTCTCGCGGGCGGCAACAAGCAGGTCATCCTGTGCGAGCGCGGCATCCGCACGTTCGAAACGTCCACGCGCAACACGACCGACATCAACGCGATCCCTGTGTTGAAAAATCTAACGCATCTGCCCGTCATCCTCGATCCGTCGCACGCCACAGGTCATTACGATTACGTCGCGCCCATCGCGCGCGCGGGCATTGCGGCGGGCGCCGACGGCATCATCGTCGAAGTCCATCCCGATCCCGCGAAAGCCGTCTCCGATGGCAAGCAATCGCTCAAGCCCGAAAAATTCGCCGAGATGGTCAAACAAGTGAAAGCCATCGCCGAAGTGATGGGACGCCGCATCGCGCCCATCGAAAAGCCTGCGACTGTGGGCTGGTGA
- a CDS encoding prephenate dehydrogenase/arogenate dehydrogenase family protein, with protein MEDGFSLEDSAIGILGLGLMGGSLAMSLKGKCARLIGFDTHLPTVELALAVGIVDHASSDLSSMSQLDVLILATPVNVMVDILPKLPSFITQSCIVMDVGSTKKLIVESMDQLPENFEIIGAHPICGKEKLGLENADAHLYRNAPFVITPSERTTPKSRSAARQIISTVGANCIEMSAEAHDRILAFTSHLPFLLSSALVNTLPEEFAALIGPGFRSNSRLADTPSRMMIGILQSNRENVLSAIQSFRASLTELEENLQNENYFQMEELLNKSRFAYQEITHKSPLSTL; from the coding sequence ATGGAGGATGGCTTTTCGCTCGAAGATTCTGCGATTGGGATTCTTGGATTGGGACTCATGGGCGGCTCGCTGGCGATGAGTCTCAAAGGGAAATGCGCCCGCCTGATCGGATTCGACACGCATCTTCCCACGGTTGAGCTTGCGCTCGCCGTAGGGATCGTTGACCACGCTTCGAGCGACTTGTCCTCCATGTCGCAACTGGATGTCTTGATCCTGGCAACGCCTGTGAATGTGATGGTAGACATCCTTCCAAAACTGCCATCCTTCATTACACAATCCTGCATCGTGATGGATGTGGGTTCGACAAAAAAATTGATCGTCGAATCCATGGATCAACTGCCCGAAAACTTTGAGATCATCGGCGCGCACCCGATCTGCGGCAAGGAAAAACTCGGCTTGGAAAACGCCGACGCCCATCTATACCGAAACGCGCCGTTCGTCATCACGCCATCGGAGCGGACCACGCCAAAATCGAGATCTGCGGCTCGACAAATAATTTCAACCGTTGGCGCGAATTGTATTGAAATGTCTGCCGAAGCGCACGACCGCATTCTGGCGTTTACAAGCCATTTGCCCTTCCTGCTCTCTTCGGCTCTGGTTAACACACTGCCCGAAGAATTCGCCGCATTGATCGGACCAGGCTTCCGCTCCAACTCGCGCCTTGCAGACACGCCATCGCGCATGATGATCGGCATACTGCAATCGAATCGTGAAAATGTTTTGAGCGCGATCCAGTCGTTTCGCGCATCGCTAACGGAACTCGAAGAAAATTTGCAGAACGAAAACTACTTTCAGATGGAAGAATTGTTGAATAAGTCGCGGTTTGCTTATCAAGAGATAACCCACAAATCTCCACTCTCCACTCTCTAA
- the aroA gene encoding 3-phosphoshikimate 1-carboxyvinyltransferase, whose amino-acid sequence MRITPISHPLNASVRVPGSKSLTNRALLIAALANGRTKLTNALFSDDSNYFAKALQELGFDVQLDETNSEMTVQGLGGKIPAPNAELFIGNAGTAARFLSAFLTLGHGEYVLNGEPRMRERPIHDLVHALTQLGANITTADDKPWAMNFRPSSVDSSQVFLPVKITADGLRGGKTKIAGDISSQFLSALLMVAPYAESPIEIELTTELNSKPYVDMTIAIMQDFGVEVQRNDYRSFTVPITKYQSPISSLQSPISNTQFSNSPILSSYPIESDASAASYFFAAPAICGGTVKVENISRNSVQGDIKFLDVLAQMGCTVTETDHCLLVTGHSELRGIDIDLRDLPDTAQTLAAIAPFATSPTRIRGIASARHKETDRVHATCAELARLGVQVDEHEDGMTIYPCQTFQPATIQTYNDHRMAMAFSLIGLVFDGVTIENPNCVSKTFPNFFEVLKQLS is encoded by the coding sequence ATGCGCATCACTCCCATCTCCCATCCCCTCAACGCCAGCGTCCGCGTCCCTGGCTCCAAGTCGCTGACGAATCGCGCCTTGCTCATCGCGGCTCTTGCAAACGGCAGAACAAAATTAACCAACGCGTTATTCTCGGACGATTCAAACTATTTTGCGAAAGCATTACAAGAATTGGGCTTTGACGTTCAACTCGACGAAACAAACTCCGAAATGACCGTGCAAGGTCTCGGCGGAAAAATCCCCGCGCCCAACGCCGAACTCTTCATCGGCAATGCGGGCACCGCCGCAAGATTCCTCTCCGCGTTTCTGACGCTCGGTCACGGCGAGTATGTTTTAAATGGAGAGCCGCGCATGCGCGAACGCCCGATTCATGATTTGGTTCATGCTTTGACTCAATTAGGAGCAAACATTACCACTGCGGACGATAAACCCTGGGCTATGAACTTTCGTCCATCTTCCGTGGATAGTAGTCAGGTATTCCTTCCCGTCAAAATCACCGCAGACGGTCTGCGCGGCGGCAAAACCAAAATCGCGGGCGACATCTCCTCCCAATTCCTCTCCGCCCTCCTCATGGTCGCCCCATACGCCGAATCTCCCATCGAAATCGAACTCACCACCGAACTGAATTCAAAGCCCTACGTGGATATGACCATAGCCATCATGCAAGACTTCGGAGTTGAAGTTCAACGAAACGATTACCGATCCTTCACTGTACCAATTACTAAATACCAATCTCCAATCTCCAGTCTCCAGTCTCCAATCTCCAACACCCAATTCTCCAATTCTCCAATTCTCTCTTCCTATCCTATTGAATCCGACGCCTCCGCCGCCTCCTACTTCTTCGCCGCGCCAGCCATCTGCGGAGGAACCGTCAAAGTGGAGAACATCTCGCGCAACTCCGTGCAAGGCGACATCAAATTTCTCGATGTTCTCGCGCAGATGGGATGCACTGTGACCGAAACTGATCACTGCTTACTGGTCACTGGTCACTCCGAACTTCGCGGCATTGACATTGACCTCCGCGACCTCCCCGACACCGCCCAAACCCTCGCGGCGATCGCGCCTTTTGCGACTTCGCCAACTCGAATCCGCGGCATCGCCTCCGCCCGCCACAAAGAAACGGATCGCGTCCACGCCACCTGCGCCGAACTCGCCCGCCTCGGCGTCCAAGTGGACGAACACGAAGACGGCATGACGATCTACCCGTGCCAAACTTTCCAGCCTGCCACCATCCAAACCTACAACGACCACCGCATGGCAATGGCATTCTCCCTCATCGGCTTGGTTTTCGATGGTGTCACGATTGAAAACCCAAATTGTGTTTCCAAAACCTTTCCAAACTTTTTTGAGGTTCTCAAACAATTATCGTAG
- the aroE gene encoding shikimate dehydrogenase, translating into MISPLIPHPSSFHLGLIGYPLSHSLSPTIHAAALKACNLQGDYSLFPIAPDDKQGLKDLLARLRTGELHGLNVTIPHKQNVIEFLDELTPTAKAIGAVNTIYLKESKLIGDNTDAAGFLTDLRKFLAESPSPFGRGAGVREKSAIVLGAGGSARAVVYALLNDGWNVTISARRIEQAQELAISFPNYQLPITNYANLQSLVSNLSLLVNTTPLGMTPTIDQSPLPENLSLPSNAFIYDLVYNPRETKLVREARQQGLRAATGLGMLIEQAALSFELWTGCIPSREILHQSVES; encoded by the coding sequence ATGATTTCACCCCTCATCCCTCATCCTTCATCCTTCCATCTTGGTTTGATCGGCTACCCGTTAAGCCATTCGTTATCGCCAACTATTCATGCCGCCGCATTAAAGGCTTGCAACTTACAGGGCGACTACTCTCTCTTCCCAATTGCACCCGACGACAAACAAGGATTGAAAGACCTCCTCGCCCGCCTCCGCACAGGCGAACTACACGGACTCAACGTCACCATCCCACACAAACAAAACGTGATCGAGTTTCTCGATGAGCTGACTCCCACAGCCAAAGCCATCGGCGCGGTCAACACCATTTACCTGAAAGAATCCAAACTCATCGGCGATAACACCGATGCGGCTGGATTTTTGACGGATTTGAGAAAATTCCTCGCAGAATCCCCCTCTCCCTTTGGGAGAGGGGCAGGGGTGAGGGAAAAATCGGCAATCGTCTTAGGCGCAGGCGGCTCAGCGCGAGCGGTTGTTTACGCGTTACTGAATGACGGTTGGAACGTAACCATCTCCGCCCGCCGCATCGAACAAGCGCAAGAACTTGCGATCTCATTCCCCAATTACCAATTACCAATTACTAATTACGCCAATCTCCAGTCTCTAGTCTCTAATCTCTCTCTTCTCGTAAACACCACTCCATTGGGCATGACCCCAACCATTGACCAATCTCCCCTCCCCGAAAATCTGTCACTGCCTTCCAACGCTTTCATTTATGATCTAGTGTATAACCCAAGAGAAACAAAATTGGTTAGAGAAGCCCGCCAACAAGGACTTCGCGCCGCCACAGGACTTGGTATGCTCATCGAACAAGCCGCGCTGTCTTTTGAACTATGGACAGGTTGCATACCTTCCAGAGAAATACTCCATCAATCAGTCGAATCATAA
- the aroC gene encoding chorismate synthase: MPLRFLTAGESHGPSLTAILDGMPAGLPLAPDIINKELTRRQQGYGSGGRMKIEKDTVQILGGVMAGETTGAPIAMLVENADHIKWKGKAVEPMTSPRPGHADLTGAVKYGYKDLRPALERASARETTMRVAVGAVCKHFLAQFGIVVGGYVSSIGETQADFGDMPYEERFQLAEESDVRCPDPTSAQRMRDEIEKAIHGKNTLGGILEIVALNLPVGLGSFVQWDKRLEAKLAMAIMSVQAIKGVEVGDAFENAKRLGTQAHDAINLQPSTFDLRRLTNRAGGTEGGISNGQPIIIRAAMKPIATTLIPQHTVDLALGENAPTKYERSDFCPVPRAVPILEAMVAFVLADALLEKLGGDSMNEIKPRFESLRKATLDDLQMDNTPHVFWE, translated from the coding sequence ATGCCCCTACGCTTCCTCACCGCAGGCGAATCACACGGACCCTCGCTCACCGCTATCCTCGACGGTATGCCTGCTGGACTTCCTCTCGCGCCTGACATCATCAACAAAGAATTGACTCGCCGCCAACAAGGGTACGGCTCAGGCGGGCGGATGAAAATTGAAAAAGACACTGTGCAGATCCTCGGCGGCGTGATGGCGGGAGAAACCACAGGCGCGCCGATTGCCATGCTCGTCGAAAATGCCGATCACATTAAATGGAAGGGTAAAGCCGTCGAGCCGATGACGAGTCCGCGCCCTGGGCATGCGGATCTAACAGGCGCGGTCAAATATGGCTACAAAGATTTACGTCCCGCGCTCGAACGCGCCTCCGCGAGAGAGACGACCATGCGCGTCGCGGTCGGCGCGGTATGCAAACATTTTCTTGCGCAGTTTGGTATCGTCGTCGGCGGATACGTTTCATCCATCGGCGAAACTCAAGCAGACTTCGGCGACATGCCTTATGAAGAACGCTTCCAGCTTGCGGAAGAGTCCGATGTGCGTTGCCCAGACCCCACGTCCGCGCAGAGGATGCGGGATGAAATCGAAAAAGCGATACACGGAAAAAACACGCTGGGAGGAATCCTTGAGATCGTCGCGTTGAATCTTCCTGTTGGTCTGGGAAGTTTCGTTCAATGGGACAAACGCCTCGAAGCGAAACTTGCCATGGCGATCATGTCTGTGCAAGCCATCAAAGGTGTCGAAGTCGGCGACGCGTTCGAAAACGCCAAACGACTTGGCACACAAGCCCACGACGCGATCAACCTTCAACCTTCGACCTTTGACCTTCGACGTTTGACCAACAGGGCAGGCGGCACCGAAGGCGGAATCTCCAACGGACAGCCGATCATCATCCGCGCCGCGATGAAACCGATTGCCACGACTCTCATACCGCAACATACCGTTGACCTCGCTCTCGGCGAAAATGCTCCCACTAAATATGAACGCTCCGATTTTTGCCCCGTGCCTCGCGCTGTTCCGATCTTGGAAGCGATGGTCGCGTTCGTGCTGGCGGATGCGCTCCTCGAAAAACTCGGCGGCGACTCGATGAACGAGATCAAACCGCGTTTTGAATCGTTGCGCAAAGCAACACTTGACGATTTGCAAATGGATAATACTCCGCACGTGTTTTGGGAGTGA
- a CDS encoding VanZ family protein encodes MLALMDVNAFCVAFAILVLVLIGIWLKWKDPFRVLFSFVFGVYIINVVSVVVFPFPIGYAVSDFKPNINLIPFDFGYCDPRGLELCIREIYQNILLTIPFGFGVNFIARIKPKNIFWLALVVGFTFEFVQLVISLLLRSPFRAVDINDLILNAIGVLLGYGIFRIFGAIYLYVIQKIQSQPRHIFAYVHDIVCQHNH; translated from the coding sequence ATGTTAGCCCTCATGGATGTAAATGCTTTCTGTGTTGCATTTGCGATTCTCGTCTTAGTTCTCATTGGGATATGGCTGAAATGGAAAGATCCTTTTCGAGTCCTCTTCTCTTTTGTGTTTGGCGTCTATATCATTAATGTCGTCAGTGTTGTTGTATTTCCGTTTCCAATCGGATACGCCGTATCCGACTTCAAGCCGAACATCAATCTTATTCCGTTTGATTTTGGTTATTGCGACCCGCGCGGACTGGAACTTTGTATTCGGGAAATCTATCAGAACATCCTGCTTACCATTCCGTTCGGCTTTGGCGTCAACTTTATCGCCCGCATCAAGCCAAAGAACATTTTTTGGCTGGCGCTGGTTGTCGGCTTTACGTTTGAGTTTGTCCAACTCGTTATCTCTCTCTTATTGCGTAGTCCCTTCCGCGCCGTAGACATCAACGACCTCATCCTCAACGCCATTGGAGTTTTACTTGGCTATGGCATCTTCCGCATTTTTGGAGCGATTTATCTCTACGTCATTCAAAAAATTCAGAGCCAACCTCGCCACATCTTTGCCTATGTCCATGATATAGTCTGCCAGCATAACCACTGA
- the aroB gene encoding 3-dehydroquinate synthase, with the protein MTHIFLYGPPATGKTTIGEILSRNLKLPFIDLDRVIESKAGMSIPQIMEGQGESAFRDLESSALREITLTPNPSPTGRGESVVALGGGALLRDENRQHVESSGKIVLLTAELDTLLARLNEDSNKRPLLVGDLKSKLKSLLENRREHYDSFTLKLDVDDQSAEQIAHRAQIMLGRHHLSAMGEYDVRVGQIGNLRSIAYGSLIVTDENVAKHHLDKINIERSIIIPAGEEHKNLETVSRLWKAFLEYGLDRKSTVVALGGGVIGDLAGFAASTYMRGIDWIAVPTTLLAMVDASIGGKTGFDLPEGKNLIGSFHPPKLVLADPSLLLTLSDRDLRSGMAEVVKHGIIADPELFALCSNGMDWVKNNLEEIVKRAMAVKINIIEEDPYEKGIRAALNLGHTVGHAVELVSGFKLSHGESVAIGMVAEAAYAVRVGVAGRGSDEAIESTLSNLGLPTRIPDEMPREEIIRAMRVDKKKSAKSIRFALPVEIGRVELVDVTNVDEVL; encoded by the coding sequence ATGACCCACATCTTCCTCTACGGACCACCCGCCACAGGCAAAACCACGATCGGAGAAATCCTTTCGCGGAATCTCAAACTTCCATTCATTGACCTCGACCGCGTCATCGAATCGAAGGCGGGCATGTCCATTCCGCAGATCATGGAGGGGCAGGGCGAGTCGGCGTTTCGTGATTTGGAATCGTCGGCGTTGAGGGAGATCACCCTCACCCCTAACCCCTCTCCCACTGGGAGAGGGGAATCGGTGGTTGCCCTCGGCGGCGGCGCGTTGTTGCGCGATGAAAATCGTCAACACGTGGAGAGCAGTGGCAAGATTGTTTTGCTCACGGCAGAGTTGGATACGCTTCTCGCAAGACTCAACGAAGATTCAAACAAACGTCCATTGCTTGTGGGTGATTTGAAATCGAAACTCAAGTCGTTGCTTGAAAATCGCCGCGAGCATTATGATTCGTTCACGTTGAAACTCGATGTTGACGATCAATCCGCTGAGCAGATCGCGCACCGCGCGCAAATTATGTTGGGTCGCCATCATCTCTCTGCGATGGGTGAGTATGATGTTCGGGTTGGACAAATTGGAAATTTGCGCAGTATTGCGTACGGAAGCCTCATCGTCACCGACGAAAATGTTGCCAAACATCATCTCGATAAAATCAACATCGAAAGATCAATCATCATCCCTGCGGGCGAGGAACATAAAAATCTTGAAACCGTCTCCCGTTTATGGAAAGCCTTTCTCGAATACGGACTCGACCGCAAAAGTACGGTCGTTGCCCTCGGCGGCGGCGTGATCGGCGACCTCGCTGGCTTTGCCGCGTCCACGTACATGCGCGGCATTGATTGGATCGCCGTGCCGACGACTCTGCTCGCCATGGTGGATGCTTCAATTGGAGGCAAAACTGGATTCGACTTGCCCGAGGGAAAAAACCTAATCGGTTCTTTTCACCCTCCCAAACTGGTTCTGGCTGACCCCAGCCTTTTGCTCACCCTCAGCGACCGCGACCTGCGCTCTGGCATGGCGGAGGTTGTCAAGCACGGGATCATTGCCGACCCCGAGTTGTTTGCATTGTGTTCAAATGGAATGGATTGGGTAAAGAATAATCTCGAAGAGATCGTCAAACGCGCGATGGCGGTGAAGATAAATATTATCGAAGAGGATCCGTACGAAAAAGGAATCCGCGCGGCGCTGAATCTCGGTCACACAGTGGGACATGCGGTGGAACTCGTCAGCGGATTCAAGTTGAGTCACGGCGAGTCCGTTGCGATTGGGATGGTCGCTGAGGCGGCGTACGCTGTCAGGGTTGGCGTGGCAGGTCGAGGGTCGGATGAAGCGATTGAGTCCACGTTGTCAAATTTGGGGTTGCCGACTCGCATCCCCGACGAGATGCCGCGCGAGGAGATCATCCGCGCGATGAGGGTAGATAAGAAGAAGAGCGCGAAGTCCATCCGCTTTGCGTTGCCTGTTGAGATCGGCAGGGTGGAGTTGGTGGATGTAACGAATGTGGATGAAGTTTTGTAA
- the aroQ gene encoding type II 3-dehydroquinate dehydratase: MKILILHGPNLNLLGTREPDVYGSMTLDDINAKLIELGKELGAEVKCLQSNHEGELIDALHDARTWASGVVFNPGGYTHTSVALRDAISAIQIPVIEAHLSNVYAREEFRHTSLISAVCKGKITGLGWKSYALALRALVEK, from the coding sequence ATGAAAATCTTAATCTTGCATGGACCAAACTTGAATTTGCTGGGAACACGCGAGCCTGACGTGTACGGCTCGATGACTCTTGATGACATCAACGCGAAGTTGATCGAGTTGGGAAAAGAGTTGGGCGCGGAAGTGAAATGTTTGCAATCGAATCACGAAGGCGAGTTGATCGACGCATTACACGACGCGCGGACGTGGGCAAGCGGCGTGGTGTTTAATCCTGGCGGGTACACACACACATCGGTCGCGTTGCGCGATGCGATCAGCGCGATTCAGATCCCCGTCATCGAAGCGCATCTCTCGAATGTGTACGCGCGTGAAGAGTTTCGTCACACATCGTTGATCTCGGCTGTCTGCAAAGGGAAAATTACAGGGCTGGGATGGAAATCGTACGCGCTCGCGTTGCGCGCGTTGGTGGAGAAATAA
- a CDS encoding xanthine permease has protein sequence MAKSNVIGYMPNDTPPMGQTILLGFQHVLTMFPATVLVAALCGFHVSTVLLASGISTIVALVLSRRGIGNFIPLFYGSSFAYIAAYIGIATAMTGSAPQFGVPVPNEVISTMQAGIVVTGLLNILVGFIIRGVGKDKFDMILPPIVTGSVAAIIGFGLAFAALGQMASANFTVSFVTLIVTIMLSVYLQGRGFIGMLPILLGGIFGYVFSMIVDPGSANTAAIGAAPLFAMPNITFPSFSGELFLTAVISISIMAIATIPESTAHLYQMSLYVDRFAEESGREKIKLDNYIGYNLVFDGVGDFLNGLMGATAGTNYGENNSLMAITRNYSGPALIAAGVIAILLGFVGKLQALVASVPLAVSGGLAIYLFGVIGMQGIALIQENKVSLFSPRNLAIGAVIMIVGIGGNIGYPGGFLPITIPGIFPSGLPAIATAAVLGILINAVFLIFKPPSDS, from the coding sequence ATGGCTAAAAGTAATGTGATCGGCTACATGCCCAACGATACGCCCCCGATGGGGCAGACTATTCTATTGGGCTTTCAGCACGTGTTGACGATGTTCCCCGCGACGGTGCTGGTTGCCGCGTTATGCGGGTTCCATGTGAGCACCGTCCTGCTCGCTTCGGGAATTTCGACGATCGTCGCGCTGGTGTTATCGCGGCGCGGCATCGGCAACTTCATCCCGCTTTTCTACGGTTCAAGTTTCGCGTATATTGCCGCGTATATCGGCATCGCGACAGCCATGACCGGCTCCGCGCCTCAGTTCGGCGTGCCGGTTCCCAACGAGGTCATCAGCACCATGCAGGCTGGCATCGTGGTGACCGGTTTGTTGAACATCCTGGTCGGTTTTATCATCCGCGGTGTGGGGAAGGATAAATTTGACATGATCTTGCCGCCCATCGTCACGGGTTCGGTCGCGGCGATCATCGGTTTCGGTCTGGCGTTCGCCGCGCTGGGGCAAATGGCAAGCGCCAACTTCACGGTTTCCTTTGTTACCCTAATCGTGACGATTATGCTCTCGGTCTATTTGCAGGGCAGAGGGTTCATCGGAATGCTTCCCATTTTGCTGGGCGGCATTTTCGGGTACGTCTTCTCGATGATCGTGGATCCGGGTTCCGCCAACACGGCGGCAATCGGCGCCGCGCCGTTATTCGCGATGCCCAACATCACCTTCCCATCGTTCAGCGGCGAATTGTTCCTGACCGCCGTCATCAGTATTTCGATCATGGCGATCGCCACCATCCCCGAGTCGACCGCGCATCTATATCAGATGAGCCTCTACGTAGACCGCTTCGCTGAAGAATCGGGCCGCGAAAAGATTAAACTCGACAATTACATCGGTTACAACCTGGTCTTCGACGGCGTCGGCGATTTCTTGAACGGTCTGATGGGCGCCACCGCCGGCACCAACTACGGCGAGAACAACTCGCTCATGGCGATTACCCGCAACTACTCCGGGCCCGCGTTGATCGCGGCTGGCGTCATTGCCATCCTGCTCGGCTTTGTCGGAAAATTGCAGGCGCTTGTGGCATCCGTTCCGCTGGCGGTGAGCGGCGGGTTGGCGATCTATCTCTTCGGCGTGATCGGTATGCAAGGCATCGCGCTCATTCAAGAGAATAAGGTCAGCCTGTTCAGCCCGCGCAACCTCGCCATCGGCGCGGTCATCATGATCGTGGGCATCGGCGGGAATATCGGATACCCCGGCGGATTCCTTCCGATCACCATCCCCGGCATTTTCCCCAGCGGATTGCCCGCCATTGCGACTGCGGCTGTGTTGGGCATTCTCATCAACGCGGTCTTCCTGATCTTCAAACCGCCGTCGGATTCATAA
- a CDS encoding carbon monoxide dehydrogenase subunit G: MPAILEEILSMQLKGNVTIKAPRKKVWDFLTDPNQLGQCVPGIEKVEEIEKLKKYRGVVSVGLGSVKAKFNGDVDILELDEPNFAKLKAHGNATGSTADAVSEMKMSDAPDDCTLVEWTADVNVSGQLASLVSRLMLPVSQKLAGLFYDEVKRRVEDH, encoded by the coding sequence TTGCCAGCAATCCTCGAGGAGATTCTTTCCATGCAACTCAAAGGCAACGTCACCATCAAAGCGCCGCGCAAAAAAGTGTGGGATTTCCTCACCGACCCGAATCAACTGGGTCAGTGCGTGCCGGGCATCGAAAAAGTGGAAGAGATCGAGAAACTCAAAAAATATCGCGGTGTTGTTTCGGTGGGGCTGGGCTCCGTCAAAGCGAAATTCAACGGCGATGTGGACATTCTCGAACTGGACGAGCCAAACTTTGCCAAACTCAAAGCGCATGGCAACGCCACAGGAAGCACAGCCGATGCCGTCAGCGAAATGAAAATGTCCGACGCGCCCGACGATTGCACCCTCGTCGAATGGACGGCGGATGTCAACGTCTCTGGTCAACTGGCGAGTTTGGTCTCAAGGTTGATGTTGCCTGTATCGCAAAAACTGGCGGGATTGTTCTATGATGAAGTGAAGAGAAGGGTTGAGGATCATTAA